A genomic window from Melanotaenia boesemani isolate fMelBoe1 chromosome 15, fMelBoe1.pri, whole genome shotgun sequence includes:
- the dynll2b gene encoding dynein, light chain, LC8-type 2b, translating into MSDKKAVIKNADMSDEMQQDAVDCAMQAMEKYNIEKDIAAYVKKEFDKKYNPTWHCIVGRNFGSYVTHETKHFIYFYLGQVAILLFKSG; encoded by the exons ATGTCTGACAAGAAGGCAGTGATAAAAAATGCAGATATGTCTGATGAAATGCAGCAGGATGCAGTGGACTGTGCCATGCAGGCAATGGAGAAGTACAACATTGAGAAGGACATTGCTGCCTATGTCAAAAAG GAGTTTGACAAGAAATACAACCCCACGTGGCATTGCATTGTCGGGAGGAACTTTGGCAGCTATGTGACACATGAGACGAAGCATTTTATCTACTTCTACCTGGGTCAAGTGGCTATTCTGCTGTTCAAGTCAGGCTGA
- the heatr6 gene encoding HEAT repeat-containing protein 6 — MAVPVKVLGPDFSQRGVPAFPPVSLSAEAAPFTPLSVDRSHVDSMSDAEKQFSRCAAKLRTLRSDSDQLRHELNLLFDQLLSENYNKTVDPNINIRPEDVCTLLKHASSLVPLNQEHLVIKFCQLVHHLLNQLKVIMDERTFDVLIDYTAAALKECSTWTHADVLLALSAVVYGNGPHCPKLISDLLGEDGAILKYSSPSQPNMELRHVALNCMANICLRIPGQPPLDDQYRSVCFSIFLKTLQSPKPPNTDELFYCMVIQAALKGLQCCLSGGKWKFGGGEELGSVLAVLKRLMFQGAPGVIAEWPTVLYPAPLPQYESFSAPKPAVPAKSSEPSKDAAVPGKASGNKKRKSKGKGKKAKSEESKEDDRDQGDKEPTFQKEGKGGKGEEETLSKPSSSFLYPFWKLNSSDSEFSDPEGNAQSKLRLNHGRVRQGALHGMLAVVKAVEKRTLYGYWSSFIPDSPSGGAPPLTLLTIVLKDPSPKVRLCALQVLSAILDGSRQFLAVAEDTASPRTSYTPFSFTLATAVRELHRGLNLALLAETSPQTLTQVIKCLAFLVANAPYHRLKPGLLSLLWKQIRPYLRHRDVTVRVSVLTLYEALVTTQAPLPEVQLLLQQPEVSSGSGSGSFTPRNSSLSWRQRNGGASPARTPATPSERNSCTHSPHLPHTPTEEDKTSPWLLQLCVSLVTQPREDQSDSEGAGGGAALEPAPVRLEALQVLSHLVRGYFSLTQASLCEIGHVSARCLGETDCSIQLHGAKLLEEFGTGIILQYRTESNVPESSRVPITQVVQFWLEVLSGPLNGALQNEQYPTLQASACDTLASILPQAFAQLPDKTQLMCITVLLGLTYTDNYLVKTAAVRALGVYILFPCLREDVMFVADTANIILAALDDRSTNVRAKAAWSLGNLTDTLIANMQNVGVDFQEEVSDMLLLKMLQAATRAAADKDRVKSNAVRALGNLLHFLRETQMTRAVFQRPLEDAVRALVKTVQSEATMKVRWNACYALGNAFRNPALPLESAPWSHDAFSALCHVVTSCKNFKVRIKSAAALAVPANRSCYGDTKRFSCVWHSLATALENSEDTNDFLEYRYSASLRLTLSQALLHLLSVSQLQDMPTLRASLASEEGRGIKEHLIKYLRAEEGGVEEADEERDSREDSCNPQQRIVGLKETLIRLKSLMAEGEEVGEEVKEKVINFLEDLVKTCEES, encoded by the exons ATGGCGGTTCCAGTAAAGGTGTTGGGACCTGATTTTTCCCAACGTGGTGTTCCTGCGTTTCCCCCGGTGTCTCTGTCCGCTGAAGCCGCTCCGTTCACTCCCCTGTCGGTGGACAGATCGCATGTCGACTCTATGTCAGACGCAGAAAAACAATTTTCCCGCTGCGCCGCAAAGCTCCGGACTTTGCGCTCAGACTCAGATCAGCTGAGACATGAGCTCAACCTGCTGTTTGACCAGCTGCTGTCTGAGAACTACAACAAAACCGTCGACCCCAACATCAACATACGACCCGAG GATGTGTGCACGCTGCTGAAACATGCCAGCTCTCTAGTGCCACTAAATCAAGAACATCTAGTCATCAAATTCTGCCAGTTGGTACATCATCTTCTCAACCAACTTAAG GTGATAATGGATGAGCGTACGTTTGATGTGCTGATTGATTATACTGCTGCTGCACTGAAAGAATGCAGTACATGGACACACGCTGATGTCCTCTTGGCACTATCTGCAGTTGTATATGGGAATGGACCTCATTGCCCCAAG CTTATCAGTGACTTACTGGGTGAAGATGGAGCCATCCTGAAGTATAGTTCTCCATCTCAGCCTAATATGGAGTTACGCCATGTTGCTCTCAACTGCATGGCCAACATCTGTCTCAG GATTCCTGGTCAGCCGCCTTTGGATGATCAATACAGAAGCGTTTGTTTCAGTATCTTCCTGAAAACTCTGCAATCACCTAAACCTCCCAACACAGACGAACTCTTCTACTGCATG GTGATCCAAGCAGCACTAAAAGGGCTTCAGTGTTGTCTCTCGGGTGGAAAGTGGAAATTTGGAGGAGGCGAGGAGCTTGGATCTGTACTGGCTGTCCTTAAG AGGCTCATGTTCCAGGGAGCTCCAGGTGTGATTGCTGAGTGGCCTACTGTGCTTTACCCAGCCCCCCTTCCACAGTACGAGAGCTTCTCTGCACCAAAACCTGCTGTGCCTGCTAAATCTTCTGAACCTTCAAAAGATGCTGCTGTGCCAGGAAAAGCTTCAGGA AACAAAAAGAGGAAATCTAAAGGGAAGGGGAAGAAGGCAAAATCTGAGGAGAGCAAAGAAGATGACAGAGATCAAGGAGATAAAGAGCCAACATttcaaaaagaaggaaagggaGGCAAAGGCGAGGAGGAGACCTTATCTAAACcctcttcttcatttctttatccGTTCTGGAAGCTGAACAGTTCTGACTCAGAATTTTCTGACCCAGAGGGAAATGCACAGAGCAAGTTAAG ACTGAATCATGGGCGTGTGCGTCAGGGAGCGCTGCACGGTATGCTAGCTGTGGTGAAAGCTGTAGAGAAGAGGACTCTGTATGGATACTGGTCTTCCTTTATTCCTGACTCCCCCTCCGGAGGAGCACCGCCTCTTACTCTCCTTACAATTGTACTGAAGGACCCCTCACCAAAG GTGCGATTGTGTGCGCTCCAAGTGTTGTCAGCCATACTGGATGGCTCTCGTCAGTTCCTGGCTGTAGCTGAAGATACGGCGTCACCCCGAACATCTTACACccctttttctttcacacttgCTACTGCTGTCAGAGAGCTGCACCGTGGTCTTAATCTGGCTCTGCTGGCTGAGACCTCCCCTCAAACACTCACACAAGTGATAAAG TGCCTGGCCTTCCTGGTGGCCAATGCTCCCTATCATCGTCTCAAGCCTGGCTTGCTCAGCCTGCTCTGGAAGCAGATCCGTCCTTATTTGCGCCACAGAG ATGTAACTGTGCGTGTGTCAGTCCTGACACTGTATGAAGCTTTAGTGACGACTCAGGCTCCCCTCCCGGAGGTGCAGCTTCTCCTTCAACAGCCAGAAGTCAGCAGTGGTTCCGGTTCTGGCTCATTCACCCCACGGAACTCATCTCTCAGCTGGAGACAAAGAAACGGCGGGGCGTCACCCGCTCGTACACCAGCAACACCCTCTGAGAGAAACTCTTGCACACACTCCCCCCATCTTCCTCACACACCAACAGAGGAGGATAAAACTTCACcatggctgctgcagctgtgtgtgtcgCTAGTAACTCAGCCCAGAGAGGACCAGTCAGACAGCGAAGGAGCAGGCGGAGGTGCTGCTTTAGAGCCTGCTCCTGTTCGCCTAGAAGCTCTACAG gTCCTGTCCCACCTGGTGCGCGGTTACTTCTCTCTAACTCAAGCGAGTCTGTGTGAGATTGGACATGTGAGCGCTCGCTGCCTTGGGGAGACAGACTGTTCTATACAACTACATGGAGCAAAG cTGCTAGAGGAGTTTGGTACGGGAATAATCCTGCAGTACAGAACAGAGAGCAATGTTCCTGAGAGCTCAAGGGTCCCCATTACTCAA GTGGTGCAGTTTTGGTTAGAAGTGTTGAGTGGACCACTAAATGGAGCATTGCAGAATGAACAATATCCCACACTTCAGGCAAGCGCCTGCGACACACTCGCCTCAATCCTGCCACAGGCCTTCGCCCAACTTCCT GACAAGACCCAGCTGATGTGCATCACTGTACTTCTGGGACTCACCTACACTGACAACTATCTGGTGAAGACAGCAGCTGTCAGAGCTTTGGGAGTCTACATACTGTTCCCCTGTTTGAGAGAG GATGTAATGTTTGTGGCAGATACTGCAAACATTATCCTTGCTGCCCTGGATGATCGATCTACAAATGTCCGTGCCAAAGCTGCCTGGTCACTTGGAAACCTCACAGACACGCTTATTGCTAATAT GCAGAATGTAGGTGTGGATTTCCAAGAGGAGGTATCAGACATGCTTCTGCTCAAGATGTTGCAGGCAGCCACCCGAGCAGCAGCTGACAAAGACAGG GTGAAGTCTAACGCAGTGCGAGCGCTTGGAAATCTGCTTCATTTCCTGCGCGAGACTCAGATGACCAGGGCTGTGTTCCAGCGCCCTCTAGAAGACGCAGTTCGTGCTCTGGTCAAAACTGTCCAGTCTGAAGCTACGATGAAGGTCAGATGGAACGCCTGCTACGCATTGGGAAATGCTTTCCGAAACCCCGCCTTGCCGCTTG AGTCAGCCCCGTGGTCTCATGATGCATTCTCTGCCCTCTGCCACGTTGTCACTTCCTGTAAGAACTTTAAAGTCCGGATCAAATCAGCCGCCGCCCTGGCAGTCCCTGCCAATCGCAGCTGCTATGGGGATACAAAGCGGTTCAGCTGTGTGTGGCATTCCCTTGCAACAGCGCTTGAAAACAGCGAAGACACAAATGACTTCCTTGAGTACCGTTATAGTGCCAGCCTGCGACTCACGCTCTCACAAGCTCTTCTGCACCTGCTCAGTGTCAGCCAGTTGCAGGACATGCCCACCCTCAGGGCATCGCTGGCCAGTGAAGAGGGCAGGGGCATCAAAGAGCATTTGATCAAATACCTGAGAGCAGAGGAAGGAGGAGTAGAGGAGGCAGATGAAGAGAGAGACTCAAGAGAGGACAGTTGCAACCCTCAGCAGAGGATTGTCGGTCTGAAGGAGACTCTAATCAGACTTAAAAGTTTGATGGCTGAAGGGGAAGAAGTGGgagaagaagtaaaagaaaaggtgaTTAATTTCCTGGAGGATTTAGTAAAGACGTGTGAAGagtcttaa
- the rab38b gene encoding ras-related protein Rab-38 has protein sequence MTNHPSHSNGMQTLRKEHLYKVLVIGDLGVGKTSIIRRYVHQTFSTNYRATIGVDFALKVLNWDSETVRLQLWDIAGQERFGNMTRVYYREAMGAFIVFDVTRPTTFEAVIKWKEDLDSKVMLANGQSIATVLLANKCDQGRELTNNGIKMDQFCKDHGFVGWFETSAKDNLNISEAANFLVKHIMATENDILKSVVPDTISPQIDSNRQMSCSGCFK, from the exons ATGACCAATCACCCATCACACTCCAACGGTATGCAGACTCTCCGGAAGGAGCATCTGTACAAGGTACTGGTCATCGGAGACCTGGGAGTCGGAAAGACCTCCATCATCAGGCGCTATGTCCATCAGACCTTCTCCACTAATTACAGGGCTACGATCGGAGTGGACTTCGCCTTGAAAGTGTTGAACTGGGACTCCGAAACTGTCCGTCTTCAGCTTTGGGATATTGCAG GCCAGGAACGTTTTGGGAACATGACACGAGTGTATTACCGTGAAGCAATGGGAGCTTTCATTGTGTTCGATGTCACACGGCCCACAACCTTCGAGGCCGTTATTAAGTGGAAAGAGGACCTGGATTCTAAAGTAATGCTAGCAAATGGACAGAGCATTGCAACCGTGCTGCTGGCTAACAAGTGTGACCAGGGCAGGGAACTCACCAACAACGGCATCAAAATGGACCAGTTCTGCAAGGACCATGGCTTTGTTGGGTGGTTTGAGACCTCTGCTAAG GACAATCTCAATATCAGTGAAGCTGCAAACTTCCTGGTCAAACACATCATGGCCACAGAGAATGACATCCTAAAGTCAGTGGTACCAGACACCATTTCACCACAGATCGACTCCAACAGGCAGATGAGCTGCTCGGGCTGCTTCAAATAA